AAATTCATTTGTACAAACACGTATACAACTTTGTGAGTTCCATGGCTCTTAAGTCTGCTATGGAATTAGGCATAGCAGACGTAATCCATAGCCACGGAAAACCCATGACTATTTCCGAGTTATCCTCAGCTCTCAAATTGCACCCTTCAAAAGTGAGTGTCCTCCAACGCTTTCTCCGCCTTTTAACGCACAATGGGTTCTTTGCAAAAACAATATTGCCGTCAAAGAACGGTGTAGAAGGAGGAGAAGAAATAGCGTATGCTCTTACTCCTCCTTCGAAGCTTCTAATAAGAAACAAGTCAATATGTTTGGCGCCTATTGTGAAGGGAGCTCTTCATTCGAGCTCCCTTGACATGTGGCATTCCTCCAAGAAATGGTTCAGTGAGGATAAGGAACTGACACTGTATGAGAGTGCAACTGGGGAGAGTTTCTGGGACTTTCTCAACAAAACCACTGAATCTGACACGCTGGGTATGTTTCAAGATGCCATGGCTGCAGATTCTAAGGTGTTCAAACTTGCACTCGAGGAATGCAAGCATGTGTTCGAGGGATTGGGTTCCCTCGTCGATGTGG
The nucleotide sequence above comes from Glycine soja cultivar W05 chromosome 11, ASM419377v2, whole genome shotgun sequence. Encoded proteins:
- the LOC114374101 gene encoding isoflavone 4'-O-methyltransferase-like, with amino-acid sequence MVFCGNSTEESELHHAQIHLYKHVYNFVSSMALKSAMELGIADVIHSHGKPMTISELSSALKLHPSKVSVLQRFLRLLTHNGFFAKTILPSKNGVEGGEEIAYALTPPSKLLIRNKSICLAPIVKGALHSSSLDMWHSSKKWFSEDKELTLYESATGESFWDFLNKTTESDTLGMFQDAMAADSKVFKLALEECKHVFEGLGSLVDVGGGTGVVTRLISETFPHLKCTVFDQPQVVANLTGNENLNFVGGDMFKSIPSADAVLLKWVLHDWNDELSVKILKNCKEAISGKGKEGKVIIIDIAIDEVGDDREMTELKLDYDLVMLTMFNGKEREKKEWEKLIYEAGFSNYKIIPICGFKSLIEVYP